A genomic window from Brassica oleracea var. oleracea cultivar TO1000 chromosome C8, BOL, whole genome shotgun sequence includes:
- the LOC106312687 gene encoding uncharacterized protein LOC106312687: MMCTMKKDMYPKGWRYKFKSRNVKRLMLRRLVHFKPFSDSEFLVDVTCKKKQWRSPKDSIHRRRRLVLHNITGELTDGTAFDVMLDRIEEGCSALTGFSMSFAKLLFSVYLSFREVDRLDGEFHLKHKWRFKQLNQASILKLPLEQAVCGRTEFLYGQKFIAFGTGLNRIRGQIWNQFGTVPSSWGSLEYQLRWRLHQGLRRYMRHDHSSIWHRWRYKTLECATVSQTCEADSLTLGVNDVRWQWWSLELQQHGYCRESNSIIMLSSSLRSRLISREGVYKSILICLCILAVLIWRFDREEKK; the protein is encoded by the coding sequence ATGATGTGTACGATGAAGAAAGACATGTACCCAAAAGGTTGGAGGTACAAGTTCAAAAGCAGGAACGTTAAGAGACTTATGCTTAGGAGATTGGTGCACTTCAAGCCATTTTCAGATTCTGAATTTCTTGTGGATGTAACCTGTAAGAAGAAGCAATGGAGGTCGCCTAAGGATTCTATACATCGTAGAAGGAGGTTGGTTCTACATAACATTACTGGAGAGTTAACAGATGGTACAGCTTTTGATGTTATGTTGGACCGTATTGAAGAGGGGTGCAGTGCTCTGACCGGTTTTAGCATGAGTTTTGCGAAGCTGTTGTTCAGTGTGTATCTGAGTTTTCGGGAAGTTGATCGACTTGATGGGGAGTTCCACTTGAAGCATAAATGGAGGTTTAAGCAGTTAAATCAAGCTTCTATTTTGAAGTTGCCGTTGGAACAAGCTGTATGCGGAAGAACAGAGTTTCTGTATGGGCAGAAGTTCATAGCATTTGGTACTGGCTTGAATAGGATTCGGGGTCAGATATGGAATCAGTTTGGTACAGTTCCTAGTTCGTGGGGATCTTTGGAGTATCAGTTGAGATGGAGACTACATCAAGGCTTGAGAAGATACATGAGGCATGACCACTCTTCTATATGGCATCGATGGAGATACAAGACCTTGGAGTGTGCAACAGTTTCCCAGACGTGTGAAGCAGATTCATTGACACTTGGAGTCAATGACGTTCGTTGGCAGTGGTGGAGTTTGGAGTTGCAGCAACATGGGTATTGTCGTGAGAGTAATTCCATCATTATGCTAAGCTCAAGCTTGAGGTCAAGGTTGATTTCAAGGGAGGGAGTATATAAGAGCATACTTATCTGCTTATGCATACTGGCTGTGTTGATTTGGAGATTTGATAGAGAAGAAAAGAAGTAA
- the LOC106308663 gene encoding uncharacterized protein LOC106308663 — MGSTFHMKPAHQADLKGKGILYEDDDEPVKLIDQDDSFVIKEFGLTLIGKILNPKKQNVEKLLQTMPSQWGLAERITANDLGNGKFLFNFTNEEDLNYVMAKGPFHFNFCMFVLVRWEPIVHDDYPWIIPFWVHLIGFPLHLWTDANLRNIEGRIGHIDTMELTEGRMLIYVDSTRPLKFSRKVEYEGDEVTIEIKYDLLFKHCTTCGMLSHEKGYCPSIGARQPTLERADVFTRMQLPVRHNGRDNQNNDCRHHQPLLEIREPHSRTYAEYMPRRDLRINLREGNDRQSRSWDDNRRLGSQADRRMRTHADRIIRRKDDYKRSDRYGGGRARAGPYDRRKEVSWRPKQRLPEVNGNEQMGDGSNVSKNAIVPYEHISGAGSLDSLTHSKDADAGTSRKLASAIVTPSRLDRVMEDNVTVRSRSVGSGDGKADSSFLPFKQMLSDFGMLEFPFTGNKLSWVGKRSGGTTVRCRLDRAVGNEDWHDKFQHSAVKYLRLWGSDHRLILADILTKPTRRKKKFKFDKHWLDNEELRQVILEGWKSNDLPPDANIMEHIASCQKALSHWRRQNNVNSEKLVEELKEKVEGLYEDDNATSEEISEALKELSTALKAEEQVNMARNSLPSSSDPRNPFGGDRGITPVTDIKPRSINREEAAAYWLDTCGLEIPPPEPWNPVRPRVGWVVGEPSRSTYPFLNTVIKGSTADYPRWRECFCFVRLDRASVSEECLPLFKCSWGRMGKVVDYSRDPFFVGSKDFAFYLQFAISFPLFQRTYFPSGPSFVAVHFSGATSPRREFARQ; from the exons ATGGGGTCGACGTTTCATATGAAACCGGCTCACCAAGCGGATCTCAAAGGTAAGGGGATCTTATACGAGGATGATGATGAGCCGGTGAAGCTGATTGATCAGGATGATTCGTTCGTCATTAAGGAGTTCGGTTTGACCTTGATCGGGAAGATTCTAAACCCGAAGAAACAAAACGTGGAGAAGCTACTCCAGACGATGCCTTCTCAATGGGGCTTGGCTGAGAGAATCACGGCCAATGATCTAGGGAATGGAAAGTTCCTTTTCAATTTCACAAATGAGGAGGATTTGAATTACGTTATGGCGAAGGGGCCCTTTCATTTCAACTTCTGTATGTTCGTATTGGTTCGTTGGGAACCCATTGTGCATGATGATTACCCGTGGATCATACCATTTTGGGTACACTTGATCGGCTTTCCTCTCCATCTGTGGACTGACGCAAACCTAAGAAACATAGAAGGTCGAATCGGGCACATTGACACTATGGAGCTCACGGAGGGACGTATGCTTATATATGTTGACTCAACACGTCCTCTGAAGTTCTCTCGGAAGGTAGAATACGAAGGTGATGAGGTTACGATCGAGATAAAGTATGATCTGCTCTTCAAGCATTGTACTACATGTGGAATGTTGTCTCATGAGAAAGGATACTGCCCCTCCATCGGTGCTAGACAGCCCACTCTGGAACGAGCTGATGTGTTCACACGTATGCAGTTACCGGTGCGACACAACGGCCGTGACAATCAGAATAATGATTGCAGACATCACCAGCCTTTGCTGGAGATAAGAGAGCCCCACTCACGCACCTATGCTGAGTATATGCCACGGCGTGATTTGCGTATCAATCTCCGAGAGGGGAACGATCGTCAGTCTCGATCATGGGATGATAATCGCCGCTTGGGGTCACAGGCAGATCGCCGCATGCGAACACATGCTGATAGAATCATCAGACGCAAAGACGACTATAAGCGGAGTGACAGATATGGTGGAGGACGCGCTCGTGCAGGTCCATATGATCGCAGAAAGGAGGTTTCATGGAGGCCAAAACAGAGGCTCCCCGAGGTAAATGGCAACGAGCAGATGGGTGATGGTTCAAATGTTTCGAAGAATGCGATTGTTCCCTATGAACACATCTCTGGGGCAGGGTCCCTTGACTCGCTAACTCATTCTAAGGATGCAGATGCTGGTACCTCTAGGAAGCTTGCAAGCGCCATTGTCACTCCATCGCGACTGGATCGTGTAATGGAGGATAACGTGACGGTACGGAGCAGGTCTGTGGGAAGCGGGGATGGAAAGGCTGATAGCTCTTTCTTGCCTTTCAAGCAGATGTTGAGTGATTTTGGAATGTTAGAATTTCCATTTACTGGGAACAAGCTGTCCTGGGTTGGAAAAAGATCGGGAGGAACAACTGTTAGATGCAGACTTGACAGAGCAGTGGGTAATGAGGATTGGCACGATAAATTCCAACATTCAGCTGTCAAGTATCTGAGGCTCTGGGGCTCGGATCATCGTCTGATCCTCGCAGATATACTCACAAAACCAACAAGGAGAAAAAAGAAATTTAAGTTTGATAAGCATTGGTTGGATAACGAGGAGCTAAGGCAAGTTATTCTAGAGGGATGGAAGTCGAATGATCTCCCTCCTGATGCGAATATAATGGAACATATTGCTAGCTGCCAGAAAGCTTTGAGTCATTGGAGGAGGCAAAATAATGTGAACTCTGAAAAGTTAGTAGAAGAGCTTAAGGAGAAGGTAGAAGGTCTTTACGAGGACGATAATGCTACTTCTGAGGAGATATCAGAGGCTCTAAAGGAATTATCCACTGCTCTTAAGGCAGAGGAACA AGTGAACATGGCTAGGAACTCTCTTCCTTCGAGCTCTGATCCCAGGAATCCTTTTGGTGGAGATCGCGGCATCACTCCGGTTACCGACATCAAACCGCGTTCCATCAACCGTGAAGAGGCTGCAGCATACTGGCTTGATACATGTGGGCTGGAGATCCCTCCCCCTGAACCATGGAATCCTGTCAGGCCTCGCGTTGGATGGGTTGTTGGCGAGCCAAGTAGGAGTACCTATCCGTTTCTTAACACG GTAATCAAGGGGTCTACTGCTGATTACCCTCGTTGGAGAGAGTGCTTCTGTTTCGTTCGTCTGGACAGGGCGTCCGTTTCAGAGGAATGCTTGCCTCTCTTCAAGTGTTCATGGGGAAGAATGGGTAAGGTCGTTGATTACTCCCGTGATCCTTTCTTTGTTGGTTCCAAAGATTTTGCGTTTTATTTGCAGTTCGCGATCTCATTCCCCCTTTTCCAGAGGACCTATTTTCCGTCAGGGCCATCCTTCGTGGCGGTCCATTTTTCTGGGGCTACTTCACCCCGTAGAGAGTTTGCGCGGCAGTGA
- the LOC106310120 gene encoding EPIDERMAL PATTERNING FACTOR-like protein 9: MKHEMSNMKLRCISFFFLLFGLLLGNFIVEASKARSIDDTLSLPRQVHLPYSRRHMIGSTAPTCTYNECRGCRYKCRAEQVPVEGNDPINSAYHYRCVCHR; the protein is encoded by the exons ATGAAGCATGAAATGAGTAACATGAAGCTACGATGCATATCCTTCTTCTTTCTTCTCTTCGGTTTGCTTCTTGGAAATTTTATAGTCGAAG CTTCAAAAGCTCGTTCTATCGACGATACGCTTTCACTTCCCCGACAAGTCCATCTCCCG TACTCAAGGAGGCATATGATTGGGTCGACGGCACCAACTTGCACTTACAACGAATGCAGAGGATGCAGATACAAATGCAGAGCTGAACAAGTCCCCGTTGAAGGCAATGATCCTATCAACAGTGCTTATCATTACAGATGCGTTTGTCATAGATAA